The following are encoded in a window of Mumia flava genomic DNA:
- a CDS encoding MarR family winged helix-turn-helix transcriptional regulator — protein MTSTTGVDHDVEYQIARLLRRSRMRGMESIGQVHPELDFAAYLLLLAVNDANEGRDGVRGTELADAVGVHKSTVSRGLSQLHRLGLVEREIDPSDGRARLVRVTETAASRLASVRAARRARLAEAIADWDEEDLDALARLLDRLNDALEEVAPTA, from the coding sequence ATGACCTCGACCACCGGCGTCGACCACGACGTCGAGTACCAGATCGCCCGCCTGCTGCGACGCTCGCGGATGCGGGGCATGGAGAGCATCGGCCAGGTCCACCCGGAGCTCGACTTCGCGGCCTACCTGCTGCTGCTCGCGGTCAACGACGCGAACGAGGGGCGCGACGGTGTTCGGGGGACCGAGCTGGCCGACGCGGTCGGGGTGCACAAGTCCACGGTCAGTCGCGGTCTGTCGCAGCTGCACCGCCTGGGACTGGTCGAGCGGGAGATCGACCCCAGCGACGGACGCGCCCGCCTGGTGCGGGTGACCGAGACCGCTGCGAGCCGGCTGGCGTCGGTGCGGGCGGCCCGGCGCGCGCGCCTCGCCGAGGCGATCGCGGACTGGGACGAGGAGGACCTCGACGCGCTCGCGCGGCTGCTCGACCGGCTGAACGACGCGCTGGAGGAGGTCGCACCCACCGCCTGA
- a CDS encoding FKBP-type peptidyl-prolyl cis-trans isomerase, translated as MSNLEKPVVEFPEGPEPDDLDILDIVAGTGDEAKPGDYVTVHYVGVKFRDGAEFDASWNRGESIRFPLRGLIQGWQEGIPGMKVGGRRQLTIPPAKAYGPAGGGHPLSGEPLIFVIDLLAVG; from the coding sequence ATGAGCAACCTCGAGAAGCCTGTCGTCGAGTTCCCCGAGGGCCCCGAGCCCGACGACCTCGACATCCTGGACATCGTTGCCGGCACGGGCGACGAGGCGAAGCCCGGCGACTACGTGACCGTTCACTACGTGGGCGTGAAGTTCCGGGACGGAGCCGAGTTCGACGCGTCGTGGAACCGCGGAGAGTCGATCCGCTTCCCGCTGCGCGGCCTGATCCAGGGCTGGCAGGAAGGCATTCCGGGCATGAAGGTCGGCGGCCGGCGCCAGCTGACGATCCCCCCGGCGAAGGCGTACGGCCCGGCCGGCGGCGGCCACCCGCTGTCCGGCGAGCCGCTGATCTTCGTCATCGATCTGCTCGCCGTCGGCTGA
- the hrpA gene encoding ATP-dependent RNA helicase HrpA produces MTVADLRARLRDVTLRDERRLRRRLDRAASQRDRGRRERDLADVERQIGSAEQRLSRRAASVPTLEYPAELPVTDRREDIATAVADHQVVVVAGETGSGKTTQIPKILLGLGYGVRGTIGHTQPRRIAARSVAARIAEETKATLGAAVGYAVRFDEVASADTLVRVMTDGILLAEIHDDPLLLRYDAIVIDEAHERSLTIDFLLGYLRRLLPRRPDLKVVITSATIDPERFAEHFAGPDGTPAPIVEVSGRTYPVEVRYRPVAERDDGDVLAAISDAVDELAREPEGDVLVFLSGEREIRDAADLLRERTLRRTEILPLYGRLSAAEQHKVFEPHTGRRIVLATNVAETSLTVPGIRYVIDPGTARISRYSQRLKVQRLPIEPVSQASAQQRAGRCGRVADGICIRLYAEEDFEGRPAFTDPEILRTNLASVLLQMASLDLGPVTEFPFLDAPDTRAVRDGVALLTELGALTDDASGRRSSLTQVGRRISSLPLDPRLARMLLAASDYGCLREMLIIVSGLSIQDPRERPLEHQQAADAKHARFADPTSDFLAYLNLWNHLRERRRELSGNAYRREVREDFLHFLRIREWQDVHALLRTQAKELGLDLNDSPGDADRIHQAVLAGMLSHVGLRDGETREFLGARNARFMVFPGSALAKKPPRWLVASELVETSRLWARTVARVEPEWIEREGAHLLKRTYSEPHWSRRRGAPMAHERVTLYGIPVVADRLVPYGRVDAEVSRELFIRHALVQGEWSTHHAFARHNAEVLAEVEGLEDRARRRDIRVDDETLFAFYDARVGSGVVSVRHFDSWWKKTRRKQPDLLDLTPDDLVRDDASDVSEHAYPTTWQSEGYDLPLSYTFEPTSEIDGVTVDVPVERLGDLDATSFMWSVPGYRAELVTALIRALPKQQRRLFVPAPDVARRLLEAGLDTSAPVGEAMADGLRRLTGEHVRPEAFDPAAVPAHLRATFRVLDGETVLEQGKDLDDLRERLRPRLRSTLARASSEIERDGITSWDFGTLPQQVTASSRGHDVTAFPALIDRADTVDIRVLTTRAEQQAAMRTGIRRLLALAISSPAAQVARDLSTRSKLTLAGAPYPSTSALIADCVLAGIDAASGRAVVYDADAFALLREQVRSELYEQTRAAAAETERVVSEVATLRTTLDRVRTAKPEIVRDVEVQLSWLVYDGFVAETGLDQLRHVPRYVRAAVHRLEHADEGAETDKRLTVQDLEARFYEIVERSDGATRASDAVREARWALEELRVSLFAQRLRTATTVSAKRVGKLLDAI; encoded by the coding sequence ATGACCGTCGCCGACCTGAGGGCCCGGCTGCGCGACGTGACCCTGCGCGACGAGCGGAGGCTGCGGCGCCGCCTCGACCGGGCCGCCTCCCAGCGCGACCGCGGCCGCCGGGAGCGCGACCTCGCCGACGTCGAGCGCCAGATCGGCTCGGCCGAGCAACGACTGTCACGGCGCGCCGCATCCGTCCCCACCCTCGAGTACCCGGCCGAGCTGCCGGTCACGGACCGTCGCGAGGACATCGCCACGGCGGTCGCCGACCACCAGGTCGTCGTGGTCGCGGGCGAGACCGGCTCGGGCAAGACGACCCAGATCCCGAAGATCCTGCTGGGACTCGGCTACGGCGTGCGCGGCACGATCGGGCACACCCAGCCGCGCCGGATCGCCGCCCGCAGCGTCGCTGCCCGGATCGCGGAGGAGACGAAGGCGACGCTCGGCGCCGCGGTCGGGTACGCGGTCCGCTTCGACGAGGTCGCGAGCGCCGACACGCTGGTCCGCGTGATGACCGACGGGATCCTGCTCGCCGAGATCCACGACGACCCACTGCTGCTGCGCTACGACGCGATCGTGATCGACGAGGCGCACGAGCGGTCCCTGACGATCGACTTCCTGCTGGGCTACCTGCGCCGGCTGCTGCCGCGGCGTCCGGACCTGAAGGTCGTGATCACCTCGGCGACGATCGATCCGGAGCGCTTCGCCGAGCACTTCGCGGGACCCGACGGCACCCCGGCGCCGATCGTCGAGGTGAGCGGACGCACGTACCCGGTCGAGGTCCGCTACCGGCCGGTCGCCGAGCGTGACGACGGTGACGTGCTGGCGGCGATCTCCGACGCGGTCGACGAGCTCGCCCGCGAGCCCGAGGGCGACGTCCTGGTGTTCCTGTCCGGCGAGCGCGAGATCCGCGACGCCGCCGACCTGCTGCGCGAGCGCACGCTGCGCCGCACCGAGATCCTCCCGCTGTACGGCCGGCTGTCCGCCGCCGAGCAGCACAAGGTCTTCGAGCCGCACACCGGCCGGCGGATCGTGCTCGCGACCAACGTCGCCGAGACCTCGCTGACCGTGCCCGGCATCCGCTACGTGATCGACCCCGGCACGGCCCGGATCTCGCGCTACAGCCAGCGGCTCAAGGTCCAGCGGCTGCCGATCGAGCCGGTCTCCCAGGCCAGCGCGCAGCAGCGCGCGGGACGCTGCGGCCGGGTCGCGGACGGGATCTGCATCCGGCTGTATGCCGAGGAGGACTTCGAGGGCAGGCCCGCGTTCACCGACCCCGAGATCCTGCGGACCAACCTCGCCTCGGTGCTGCTGCAGATGGCCTCGCTCGACCTCGGCCCGGTCACCGAGTTCCCGTTCCTGGACGCGCCCGACACCCGGGCCGTACGCGACGGTGTCGCGCTCCTCACCGAGCTCGGCGCGCTCACCGATGATGCTTCGGGCCGGCGCAGCTCGCTGACCCAGGTCGGGCGCCGGATCTCGTCCCTGCCGCTCGACCCGCGGCTCGCGCGCATGCTGCTCGCGGCCTCGGACTACGGGTGCCTGCGCGAGATGCTCATCATCGTGTCCGGGCTGTCGATCCAGGACCCGCGCGAGCGTCCGCTCGAGCACCAGCAGGCCGCCGACGCCAAGCACGCGCGCTTCGCCGACCCCACGTCGGACTTCCTCGCCTACCTCAACCTCTGGAACCACCTGCGGGAGCGTCGCCGGGAGCTGTCCGGCAACGCGTACCGCCGCGAGGTCCGCGAGGACTTCCTGCACTTCCTGCGGATCCGCGAGTGGCAGGACGTGCACGCGCTGCTGCGCACCCAGGCCAAGGAGCTCGGGCTCGACCTCAACGACTCCCCCGGCGACGCCGACCGGATCCACCAGGCCGTGCTCGCCGGGATGCTGTCGCACGTCGGCCTGCGCGACGGCGAGACCCGCGAGTTCCTCGGCGCCCGCAACGCCCGGTTCATGGTCTTCCCCGGGTCGGCGCTCGCGAAGAAGCCGCCGCGCTGGCTGGTCGCGTCCGAGCTGGTGGAGACGTCACGCCTGTGGGCGCGCACCGTCGCCCGGGTGGAGCCGGAGTGGATCGAGCGTGAGGGCGCGCACCTCCTCAAGCGCACGTACTCCGAGCCGCACTGGTCGCGGCGCCGTGGCGCGCCGATGGCCCACGAGCGGGTCACCCTGTACGGCATCCCGGTGGTCGCGGACCGGCTCGTGCCGTACGGCCGGGTCGACGCCGAGGTGTCGCGCGAGCTGTTCATCCGGCACGCGCTCGTGCAGGGCGAGTGGAGCACGCACCACGCGTTCGCCCGCCACAACGCCGAGGTGCTCGCGGAGGTGGAGGGTCTCGAGGACAGGGCGCGCCGCCGTGACATCCGGGTCGACGACGAGACGCTCTTCGCGTTCTACGACGCACGCGTCGGCTCGGGCGTCGTCTCGGTCCGGCACTTCGACTCGTGGTGGAAGAAGACCCGGCGCAAGCAGCCCGACCTGCTCGACCTCACCCCGGACGACCTGGTTCGTGACGACGCGTCGGACGTGAGCGAGCACGCGTACCCGACCACCTGGCAGTCCGAGGGGTACGACCTGCCGCTGTCGTACACGTTCGAGCCGACCAGCGAGATCGACGGCGTCACCGTGGACGTCCCGGTCGAGCGCCTCGGCGACCTCGACGCGACGTCGTTCATGTGGAGCGTGCCCGGCTACCGCGCCGAGCTCGTCACCGCGCTGATCCGCGCCCTGCCCAAGCAGCAGCGACGTCTCTTCGTCCCTGCACCCGACGTGGCACGACGGCTGCTCGAGGCGGGTCTGGACACCTCGGCGCCCGTCGGCGAGGCGATGGCGGACGGTCTGCGCCGGCTGACCGGCGAGCACGTCCGACCGGAGGCGTTCGACCCCGCCGCGGTGCCCGCCCACCTGCGCGCGACGTTCCGGGTGCTCGACGGTGAGACCGTGCTCGAGCAGGGCAAGGACCTGGACGACCTGCGTGAGCGTCTGCGCCCGCGGCTGCGCAGCACGCTCGCCCGCGCCTCGAGCGAGATCGAGCGCGACGGGATCACCAGCTGGGACTTCGGGACGCTGCCGCAGCAGGTCACCGCGAGCAGCCGAGGCCACGACGTGACGGCGTTCCCGGCCCTGATCGACCGGGCCGACACCGTCGACATCCGGGTGCTGACCACACGGGCCGAGCAGCAGGCGGCGATGCGCACCGGAATCCGACGCCTCCTCGCACTCGCCATCAGCTCCCCGGCCGCCCAGGTCGCACGCGACCTGTCGACGCGCAGCAAGCTGACGCTCGCCGGAGCCCCGTACCCGTCGACGTCCGCGCTGATCGCCGACTGCGTGCTGGCGGGCATCGACGCAGCGAGCGGGCGCGCGGTCGTCTACGACGCCGACGCGTTCGCCCTGCTGCGCGAGCAGGTCCGGTCCGAGCTGTACGAGCAGACCCGCGCCGCTGCCGCCGAGACCGAGCGGGTCGTGTCCGAGGTGGCGACGCTGCGCACCACGCTCGATCGCGTGCGGACGGCCAAGCCCGAGATCGTCCGCGACGTGGAGGTCCAGCTCTCGTGGCTGGTCTACGACGGGTTCGTCGCGGAGACGGGGCTGGACCAGCTCCGGCACGTTCCCCGATACGTACGGGCGGCCGTCCACCGGCTCGAGCACGCCGACGAGGGCGCCGAGACCGACAAGCGGCTGACGGTGCAGGACCTCGAGGCGCGCTTCTACGAGATCGTCGAGCGGTCCGACGGGGCCACCCGTGCGTCCGACGCCGTACGGGAGGCCCGGTGGGCGCTCGAGGAGCTGCGGGTCAGCCTCTTCGCCCAGCGGCTGCGCACGGCCACGACGGTGTCGGCGAAGCGGGTCGGCAAGCTTCTCGACGCGATCTGA
- a CDS encoding cation:proton antiporter regulatory subunit — protein MDVNEVLLPGVGLRYEIPVADGGLLGVVARRDGEFELMLADDDPDEPRPLLRLRRDEADALAGILGAPRIAERFADLTREVPGLQAGQVEVPEGPYGGRPLGQTRARTLTGASIVAIVRGEEVIPSPGPETVLAAGDVLVVIGTADGIAAVERLVAG, from the coding sequence ATGGACGTGAACGAGGTGCTGCTCCCCGGTGTCGGGCTCCGCTACGAGATCCCGGTCGCGGACGGTGGACTGCTCGGTGTGGTGGCGCGGCGTGACGGCGAGTTCGAGCTGATGCTGGCCGACGACGACCCCGACGAGCCACGTCCGCTGCTGCGTCTGCGCCGGGACGAGGCCGATGCGCTGGCCGGCATCCTCGGTGCGCCGCGGATCGCCGAGCGCTTCGCGGACCTGACCCGCGAGGTCCCGGGTCTGCAGGCCGGGCAGGTCGAGGTCCCCGAGGGCCCGTACGGGGGCCGCCCGCTCGGCCAGACCCGGGCCCGGACGCTCACGGGTGCTTCGATCGTGGCGATCGTGCGTGGCGAGGAGGTGATCCCGTCACCCGGCCCGGAGACCGTCCTGGCCGCCGGCGACGTGCTCGTGGTGATCGGGACGGCGGACGGGATCGCGGCGGTCGAGCGTCTCGTGGCGGGCTGA
- a CDS encoding cation:proton antiporter, which produces MHVSVGFLLELGVVLVVLSVLGALARRFALSPVPLYLLAGLAVGEGGVAELPEAAEFVETGATIGMVLLLLVLGLEFTISEFSASLRRHLPSAWVDLVLNAAPGALAGWMLGLDASGVLALAGVTYISSSGIVARLLTDLRRLGNRETPAVLSVLVLEDFAMAGFLPLLAVVAAGGDWAQAVLGVVLAVGAVVLALVLSNRWGHQLGRVLTHPDDEPLLLRVLGVTLVVAALAEAVHVSAAVGAFLVGLALSGEAAQRAREVLSPLRDLFAAIFFIAVGFFVEPESLVPLLGPALALAAVSVVTKVASGWYAAGREGAARRGRVRAGTALVAHGEFSLVIVGLVGLSDGRLGAFVAAYVLILAIAGPLLTRYAPGWVRVGGPGGPPGRRVAAVTA; this is translated from the coding sequence GTGCACGTCTCCGTCGGGTTCCTGCTCGAGCTGGGCGTCGTCCTGGTCGTGCTGAGCGTCCTCGGCGCTCTCGCCCGCCGGTTCGCCCTCTCGCCGGTCCCGCTCTACCTGCTCGCGGGCCTCGCCGTGGGGGAGGGCGGGGTGGCCGAGCTGCCGGAGGCTGCCGAGTTCGTCGAGACCGGGGCGACGATCGGGATGGTGCTCCTGCTGCTCGTGCTCGGCCTGGAGTTCACGATCTCGGAGTTCTCCGCGAGCCTGCGGCGGCACCTGCCGTCCGCGTGGGTGGACCTGGTGCTGAACGCCGCTCCCGGGGCGCTCGCCGGCTGGATGCTGGGGCTGGACGCGTCCGGCGTGCTGGCGCTCGCCGGCGTCACCTACATCTCCTCGTCCGGGATCGTCGCGAGGCTGCTGACGGACCTGCGCAGGCTGGGCAACCGCGAGACGCCCGCCGTGCTGTCGGTGCTCGTCCTGGAGGACTTCGCGATGGCAGGATTCCTGCCATTGCTGGCAGTCGTCGCGGCCGGCGGCGACTGGGCGCAGGCGGTGCTCGGGGTGGTGCTGGCGGTCGGCGCCGTCGTGCTGGCGCTGGTGCTGTCCAACCGGTGGGGCCACCAGCTGGGCCGCGTCCTCACGCACCCCGACGACGAGCCGCTGCTGCTGCGGGTGCTCGGCGTGACGCTCGTCGTGGCCGCGCTCGCGGAGGCGGTGCACGTGTCCGCGGCCGTCGGTGCCTTCCTCGTCGGCCTTGCGCTGAGCGGGGAGGCTGCGCAGCGAGCGCGTGAGGTCCTGTCGCCGCTGCGGGACCTGTTCGCGGCGATCTTCTTCATCGCGGTCGGGTTCTTCGTCGAGCCCGAGTCCCTCGTGCCGCTGCTCGGGCCCGCGCTCGCCCTCGCGGCCGTCTCGGTGGTGACGAAGGTGGCGAGCGGGTGGTACGCCGCCGGGCGCGAGGGCGCGGCACGGCGCGGTCGGGTCAGGGCCGGGACGGCTCTGGTGGCGCACGGGGAGTTCTCGCTGGTGATCGTCGGCCTTGTCGGGTTGTCCGACGGTCGGCTGGGCGCGTTCGTCGCGGCGTACGTCCTGATCCTCGCGATCGCCGGGCCGCTGCTGACGCGGTACGCGCCGGGGTGGGTCCGCGTCGGAGGACCCGGGGGACCACCCGGCCGCAGGGTGGCGGCGGTCACCGCGTGA
- a CDS encoding DUF445 domain-containing protein produces MSDVPATLGFTVPESFGGSDAERRRGLRRMRTVATSLLVLAAVTYGLTHGDEGFLGYVNAGAEAAMIGALADWFAVTALFKHPLGLPIPHTALIPKRKESLGASLEEFVAENFLREDVVRERVDAARVSLRVSRWLSEPAHAERVVEIGSRVARDGLARIGDDDVAAVVREVIVPRLQAEELSPAAGQALAQVVADGAHHGLVDIGLDELHRWLLENQGTVEQIVVDRAPWWTPQWVDDKISGRLYKEALDWVADVRSDPEHRVRASLDEFLAALAEDLQHDPATRARAEALKTRVLDQPRVVDVAVALWSGLRLALLESLEDAEGMLRTRVIEIVQDSARRIADEPAAQRRLDGLLGDTAAFVVSNYGSEIATVISETVNRWDGREASRRIELHVGRDLQFIRINGTVVGALAGVTIHAFSSLL; encoded by the coding sequence GTGAGCGATGTGCCGGCGACCCTCGGATTCACCGTCCCGGAATCCTTCGGGGGGTCCGACGCCGAGCGGCGGCGCGGCCTGCGGCGGATGCGGACGGTCGCGACCTCCCTGCTGGTCCTCGCGGCGGTGACCTACGGCCTGACCCACGGCGACGAGGGGTTCCTCGGCTACGTCAACGCCGGCGCGGAGGCGGCGATGATCGGGGCTCTGGCCGACTGGTTCGCGGTGACGGCGCTGTTCAAGCACCCGCTGGGTCTGCCGATCCCGCACACCGCGCTGATCCCGAAGCGCAAGGAGTCGCTCGGCGCCTCCCTCGAGGAGTTCGTCGCGGAGAACTTCCTGCGCGAGGACGTCGTGCGCGAACGCGTCGACGCGGCCCGCGTGAGCCTGCGGGTCTCGCGGTGGCTGTCCGAGCCCGCGCACGCCGAGCGGGTCGTGGAGATCGGCTCCCGGGTCGCACGCGACGGTCTCGCGCGGATCGGCGACGACGACGTGGCTGCCGTCGTGCGCGAGGTGATCGTCCCGCGGCTGCAGGCCGAGGAGCTCAGCCCGGCGGCCGGCCAGGCGCTGGCGCAGGTGGTCGCCGACGGCGCGCACCACGGCCTGGTCGACATCGGGCTGGACGAGCTGCACCGCTGGCTGCTGGAGAACCAGGGCACGGTCGAGCAGATCGTCGTGGACCGTGCTCCGTGGTGGACGCCGCAGTGGGTCGACGACAAGATCTCCGGTCGCCTCTACAAGGAGGCGCTGGACTGGGTGGCCGACGTGCGCTCGGACCCCGAGCACCGCGTCCGCGCGTCGCTCGACGAGTTCCTGGCGGCGCTGGCGGAGGACCTCCAGCACGACCCGGCCACCCGTGCGCGCGCCGAGGCGCTGAAGACGCGTGTCCTGGACCAGCCGCGGGTGGTCGACGTCGCGGTCGCTCTGTGGAGCGGTCTGCGGCTGGCGCTGCTGGAGTCGCTCGAGGACGCGGAGGGGATGCTGCGGACCCGGGTGATCGAGATCGTGCAGGACTCCGCGCGGCGGATCGCCGACGAGCCTGCGGCTCAACGGCGTCTGGACGGTCTGCTCGGCGACACCGCCGCCTTCGTGGTGAGCAACTACGGCTCGGAGATCGCGACGGTGATCTCCGAGACCGTCAACCGCTGGGACGGCCGGGAGGCGTCGCGGCGGATCGAGCTGCACGTCGGGCGCGACCTCCAGTTCATCCGGATCAACGGCACCGTCGTCGGGGCGCTCGCCGGCGTCACGATCCACGCGTTCTCCTCGCTGCTCTGA
- a CDS encoding CPBP family intramembrane glutamic endopeptidase, which produces MTSRAAVPPPDARERRLLGVEIWIVLLLSLLQSGAYALVSLVAKLTRGPLADQTATLNASRSDRAWLDLTYQLLGIGFALVPVLLVLYLLVRSGDSPRGVLGLGRGSRWGDAGWGIGLAALIGLPGLAFYFAGRAVGITATIVPSALDEHWWTVPVLVLSAVENAVLEEVVVVGYLMYRLTRLGWGPWTVLATSAAVRASYHLYQGIGPAIGNAVMGIVFGYFYQRTGRVVPLIVAHTILDVVAFVGYALLKDPLGLP; this is translated from the coding sequence ATGACGTCCCGCGCCGCCGTGCCGCCTCCGGACGCGCGGGAGCGGCGCCTGCTCGGCGTCGAGATCTGGATCGTCCTGCTGCTCTCCCTGCTCCAGTCCGGCGCGTACGCGCTGGTCTCCCTCGTCGCGAAGCTCACCCGCGGCCCGCTGGCGGACCAGACCGCGACCCTCAACGCCTCCCGCAGCGACCGCGCGTGGCTCGACCTCACGTACCAGCTGCTCGGGATCGGCTTCGCCCTCGTCCCCGTCCTCCTCGTCCTCTACCTGCTGGTGCGCTCGGGCGACTCCCCACGTGGGGTGCTCGGCCTCGGCCGTGGGAGCCGCTGGGGCGACGCGGGGTGGGGCATCGGCCTGGCCGCGCTGATCGGGCTCCCGGGTCTCGCGTTCTACTTCGCAGGTCGCGCGGTGGGGATCACCGCCACCATCGTCCCCAGCGCACTGGACGAGCACTGGTGGACGGTCCCGGTCCTGGTGCTGTCGGCCGTGGAGAACGCGGTGCTCGAGGAGGTGGTCGTGGTCGGCTACCTGATGTATCGGCTCACGCGCCTCGGCTGGGGTCCGTGGACCGTGCTCGCGACCAGCGCAGCGGTCCGCGCCTCGTACCACCTCTACCAGGGGATCGGGCCCGCGATCGGCAACGCGGTCATGGGTATCGTGTTCGGGTACTTCTACCAGCGGACCGGGCGCGTGGTCCCGCTGATCGTCGCGCACACGATCCTCGACGTCGTGGCGTTCGTCGGCTACGCGCTGCTCAAGGACCCGCTCGGCCTCCCGTGA